The DNA segment TTGTGTATTCTGATGATATAGGAAACATTAAACGTGGATTTAGTGGATACTGGACTGGTCCTGACATTACTGAGAACAATTTTCTAAAGTTAAGGAGTTAGAAAAAGAAATTGAAAGACTTGAGGCTGTAGATATTGAACATGAAATTATACAAAAATTACGAAAGCAAAACAAAAAACTAGATGATATTGAAAATAATCTAAATTCTCAGAATAGTTCTAAATCAAAAATTTCAGAAATAGTTTCACAAGAAGCATATTGTGTAAAATGTAAAACTAAAAGACTTATCAAAGATCCTGAAGAGACTACAATGAAAAATGGCAAACCTGCTATTAGAGGATTTTGTTCAATATGTCAATGCAAAGTTTTTAGAATAGGAAAAATGAAAAAATAAAAATTTTAGCTAATATATGAAAATTACATTTGTCCAGATTGCCATGCCTGATTAAATTTTTTGATAGCCTCTTGATATGCTATTATTGAATCATCTCCAGATGTTTTGAGAAATTTTTCCCATTGGATATTGAATTTTTTTATTGATTCGATGTTAGTTTCTTTAAAGATATTCTCCATCATCTTTGTTTGTTGTTTAATGTATTCTGGACCAATTTCTTCCCAAGTATTTTCCCAACTTGAACTAACTTTTTTTAATAATTCAGCATCTGATTCTAATGCTTTTTGACAGGCATCATGATATGTCATCAAAGTTTCATTTGTAGCCTTTTGCCATTGTGCAAGAGATTCTTTCCAGCCATTCAAGGCAGAATTGTAGTCATTCCATGCTTTTTCAAATTCAGGTTTTTTTGATGTAGCTTTGCCTTGTTTTTTTGATTTAGATACCGTTTTTTTTACCGTTCTTTTTACTGTCTTTTTGGGATTTTTTTTCTTGGCTGCCATATTTTGCTTTAAAAATGGTAGATGTTAAATCTTTCAATGATTCTATAATTTAAAAAGGAATTTGATTCGCTAAGAATTTGATGCCTTAGAAAATTTTGGAACATGTTTTTTATCTTTATTAATAAATAATTTGTAATGCTCCTCACACAAATTTCGTGTTTCCCGAAAACTAATTTTTACTGTTTCTATTGATTTTTGTTTACATTCTGAGATACTACATCGCATAATCAAAAATTGATATTATTTGCTAATAAAACTTTGAAATAATGTAATTACCAATGCTAACTTTTTATCATTGTTTCATAACAAAAAATTATGAATGATGATGAAAAAGGAAAGCGGTTTTTAGAATTAATTGATGATCAAAATAATTTTCAATGGGAAATTGTTGCAAAATTAACTTCTTTAATCTCATCTGATTGGAACTCTGAACAATTAAAAAATGAATTAAAGACTTTGGTAGAAAACCATTCTAAAATAACCAAGGAACTTAATAGTCTAGATGATAAAGGCAGTATTTTATAATGCAGAATCAACCATTAATGCAATAAATAACACTGCCAAATATGGACTAGAAAATTTAAACAAAGTCCATGCAGCTTTTTCCATAGGTTTGATTATGACCCATATTGACAATCCTACCATTAATGCCCCTGACGCAATAGCTGTCCATAGATACACTGCACCAACCATTTCTTCACCACTTTGAGTTGTAATAAAAAATGGAGCAATAGAAAATAATACCATAACAACTGTTGAAAGTGCAATAGCTCTTGCAGAAGTTTTTTCTGATTGTACGGCAGTTAACATTGGAACATTTACTTTGTTATAGTCTTCTTTGAAATGTAAAGTGAGTGCCCAAATATGCATTGGAATCCAAATAAACACTAATCCAGCCATTGCAAGACCCATAGTCCATAAATCTGACATACTAACAGCTACCCAACCAATCATTGGTGGCGAACCTCCACATAATCCTCCCAAAATTATATTGGTTCTAGAATTTCGTTTCAGAACATATGAGTAAATCAGAATGTTGTTTACTAATCCAAACGCAATGAAGGCAGTTGCCCATGCACCTTGTTCTAATGTAGTAGTAAAAGAAATTCCAAATGCTAAAACTAATGAAATGCCTGCTAATGCTAATCCAAAATTCCTTGCTTTAACTGCCGGATAGATTCTTTTTGAAGGTAAAGGTCTGTCTTTTGTTCTCTCCATAATAGCATCAATGTCTCTATCATGATAATTTGTTAGAGTATTTGCGGCAGCTGAACCGGCTGCAACTGAAAATAACATCAGAAGCCATGTTGCTGGAGAAATCTCAATATCATAAATGTTAGATGCTGTTAGTGCTGCACCAAATGCTGTAAAAACTAGTAAATACCAAATTTTTGGCTTTGTTAATTCATAATAAACTGCTACTCTAGATTCAGATTTTTGTTTTTGCAATATTAGTCACTATCCTTTGATGGCATATATGGCATTGCTTTCATTCGTGATTTCATTTCAATAAATGATTCAGAAGATTGAATACCTTCAATCCTCCCAATCCTCTCAGAGACCATTTTATGCATTTGATCCAGTGATTTTGAATACATTGTTACGAGAATATCAAATCTACCTGTAACTTCAGCGACTTCTCTAACACCATCAATCTTGAATAATTCTTCAATAATATGATCTCGTTTTTTTGTATCCATATTAATTCCAGTCAATGCCTTGACATTATATCCAAGTTCTTCATCATTTACCACAATTGTAAAACGCTCTATCAGTTTTCTTTTAACTAATCTTTTGATTCTTGAATATACTACAGATGAATTAACGTTAATTTTTTTCGATAAACGAGGAACAGAAATTGAAGCATCATTGGATAACTCTGATAAAATTTGTAAATCTAAGTCATCTACTTTTGCCGTTTAAAACACCTGAGTCGATCTAGTTTTCTGGATCTTATAAAGTTATTATTGTAAAAATTGCAAAAAATTATCTAAATCTTGCCTTTTTTGTATAACATTTCTGCTAACAATACTGCACCTTTTGCTGAACCCATTTTCTTATTGTGAGAGAACAACATGTATTTCAGACCATTGTCAAATAATTCTTCCTTCTCTACTCTGCCAATAGTTGTAGTCATTCCATCTCCAACAGATCTTTCCATTCTTGGTTGAGGTCTTGTAGGATCTTCATGAAATGCATAATAATTCTCTGGAGCTGATGGTAGTCCTGCTACGGAGATATCTTTGTTATATTCATTATAGGTATCTTTTGCTTTTGCTGGATTAATTTCCTCTGTAGTTTCAACAAAAACAGACTCTGTATGTCCATCAATTACTGGTACTCTTGTACATGTACAACTAATTCTAATATCAGCATCCTCTATTTTTCCATCTCTTAGTTTACCAAGGATTTTTCTTGTTTCTAATCTTACTTTTCCTTCCTCTTTTGGAATGTATGGAATTATGTTATCTGTGATACCCATAGCAGATACTCCTGATTTTCCACCACCTGATATTGCTTGCATTGAAGTCATCATAACTTTTTTTGCTCCATATTTTTCAAGTAGTGGTTTTAATGTTATTGCTAAACCTGTAGTGGTACAATTTGGTAATGGTGCTACCCATCCTTTCCAATTCCTATTCTTTTTTTGTACTTCAAGTAATTCTGTCTGCTCATCATTGATTCCTGGAATTAAAATTGGGACATCTTCTTCATATCTATAAGCTGAACTTGTTGAAATTACTGGCAAATCTGCTGCCATTTTAGTTTCTATGGCTTTAGCAGCTTCTGATTCAACTGCTGAAAATACTAAATCCAATTGAGAAACATCTAATTCATCAATTGATCTTACTGTCATTTCTTTGATATATTCTGGAATTTCTCCGCCTACATCCCATGCAACTATTCCACTTGCATCTTTTATTGCATCGAGATACTTTTTTCCTGCAGAACGTGAAGACGCAGCAATTTGAGTCACTTCAAACCATGGATGATTATTTAATGATTGTACAAATTCCTGACCAACAGCACCTGTAACACCAATAATTGCGACTCTTTTCTTATCCATGTTAAGTCATCGATCGCTTTCACCTAATAATCGTTTTCTGGATTACCAAAACATACTAAATCGGCTAATTCTATTTGGAACTGTGAAAATAAGAACAAAATTATCTATTATCAGACATGTGCCTGTAATTCATGGAGGAAGACCTCTTTTAACCAATCCTCAAATCATTGATTTTAGTTCAAATATCTCTCCAATTGGTACTCCGTCATCAGTAAAAAAACCCTTAAAAAAATATTGATAATATCAAAAATTACCCTGATTTTAGCTCATCATCAGTAATTTCAAGCCTAAAAAAATACACGAAATTAGAGAAATCAAATATTTTGGTTGGAAATGGAGCAATCGAAATAATCTATAATTTTTGTTTTGCATTCTTATCTAAAAAAACAAAAGTATTGATTCCAATTCCAACTTTTCAAGAATATGAAACAGCAGCTAAACTCAATAATTGTATAATTTCATATTTTAAAACAATGAATATATCTGAAAATCTTAATTTGTTTATTTCACAAATTCCAAAAAATGGATGTGTGTTCATTTGTAACCCTAATAATCCTACAGGAAAACTTTTGCCAAAAAACCAATTACTTGAAATAATTAAAAAAGCAAAAAAACTTTCCACATTTGTATTTGTTGATGAATGTTTTATTGAAATGGTTCCAGAATCAAATGAATCTGTAATATCATATATTAAAAAATATGACAATCTTTTTGTTTTACGTTCGTTAACAAAATCTTTTGCATTACCAGGAATAAGAATTGGATATGCCATAGCATCAAAACAAATGATTGAAATTTTGCAAAAAATAAAAATTCCTTGGAGTGTTAATTCTTTAGCCCAAATTGCCGCAAATAAAGCTCTTGACAATAAATCACATCTTATTAGATCAAATTTAGTAATTAAAAAAGAGCTGAATTACTTGACAAATAAAATTAATAGATTGGATGGATTTGATTGTATTGATTCGTCTACAAATTTTATTCTGATAAAAACAAAAAAAGATTCAACAAAATTACAAAAAAAACTGCTTGAGCATAAAATCTTAATTCGTGATTGTAAAAATTTTAGAGGATTAAACAATCATTACATTCGAATCGCTGTTAAATCTCATAAAGATAATTTAGAACTTGTTAAAGCATTGGAGAATGTATCATGAAATCATTAATGATTCAGGGTACATCATCTGGTGCAGGTAAAACAACATTAGTAGCCGCACTTTGCAGAATTTTTTCTGATAAAGGTTACACTGTAGCTCCATTCAAATCTCAAAATATGTCAAATTTTGCATATATTACGCCTGAATTTGAGATATCCCGTGCTCAAGCAATTCAGGCTATTGGTGCAAGATGTAAAATCACCACTGATCTGAATCCAATTTTGCTTAAACCTATGGGAAATTACGATAGTATTGTGTATCTTAATGGAAAACGATACAAGAAAATGCATGCAAAAGAGTATTATGAAGAATTTGTAAATAGTGAAGGAATTCGTATGGCCACAAAATCGTTAAAAACATTACAAAAAAATTTTGATTTGGTTATTTTGGAGGGTGCTGGCTCTCCAGCTGAAATAAATCTACAAAAATTTGATATTGCAAATATGAAAATTGCACAAAAGGCTAATGCCTCTGTGTTATTAGTTTCAGATGTTGATAAGGGAGGTGCTTTTGCAAGTCTTGTTGGGACAATGGCTTTGATTGAAAAAAAATATCAAAAATTAGTCAAAGGTTTTATTTTTAACAAATTCCGAGGAGATTTAGATGTACTAAAACCAGGATTCCAAAAACTTAAAAAAATTACCAAGAAACCTGTTCTAGGAACAATTCCTTTGATGATTCTGGACTTACCCGAGGAAGATTCTCTTAATGCTAATCCTAAAGAGATTTTGTGGACTAAAAAAAACATTTCAAAAATTGATAATGAACTAGATAAATTAGCAAAAACTGTCAAATCAAACATTGCAATTAAAGATATTGAGAAAATGCTACAATGATCATTGAATCTCTATTAATAATTGGCATTGCTCTTTTACTTGATTTCAAGTTTGGTGATCCTAAAAATAAATATCATCCCACGGCTTGGATTGGTTCTTTTCTTGCAAAACTCATCCCAATTACAAAAAATAAAAATTCTACCATAGAAAAATTTGGAGGAGCCTGTGTTGTAATAATTACTTTGTTCATGGTAATTTTACTACTTTTAGCATTGAATATTGGAATTTCTTTAATTACGGTTGACTATGTCTCGTTAATCGTTTCTGTAATAGTTGGTGCATTATTATTAAAAAGTACAATTGCCATTCATGGAATGGAAAAACATGCAAGATCTGTAATTGAATCCATTGATGAGAAAAACCTCGATATGGCTAGAAACAATCTATCAATGATTGTAAAAAGAAATACCACTAATCTGGACAAAGATCACATACTTTCAGGCGTGCTTGAAAGTATTAGTGAAAATACAGTTGATGGAATAACAGGACCTATGTTTTATTATGCTCTTTTTGGATTACCTGGAGCATTTGCATATCGTGTAATAAACACTGCAGATTCGATGATTGGATACAAGACTGATATTTTCAAAAATGTTGGGTGGTTTGCAGCAACCTGTGACAGTATTTTAAATTACATTCCATCTCGACTCACAGGACTAATCATGATCATCTCTGCTGCTATTTTGCAAAACAATTGGAAAGAATCATACAAAATAATGATTAGAGATGGCAAAAAGACTGAAAGTCCTAATGCTGGATATCCTATGGCTGCATTAGCAGGAGCATTAGAAACAAAATTTGAAAAAATTAATCATTACAAATTAGGTGATGGTGAAACTATGCTGACAAAAGAACATGTCCATTCTGCAATTGCAATTATGAAGCTGACATCATTACTTTTCTTTGGAATAATAACTATTCCAATAATATGCGTTCTGACATTACTTGGATGGTGGGTACATGCTTAAAGAAATTGGATCTGTTTTTTCATTTTTAACAATTTTTCCATCATCAAATGCTACTTTAGATAACATTGCAAAATACATGTTTATGTTTCCCATTGTTGGAATCGCAATTGGACTTTTAGTTGGTTCATTAGGTTTTGGTTTATCTTTTTTCTTAGATCCTCTGTTAGTTAGTCTACTAGTTGTTGCTTCTCTAGCAATTGTTACTGGACTACATCATGCAGATGGCCTAGCTGATTTTGCAGATGGGCTCATGGTAAAAGGCACAAAAGATAAAAAACTAAAAGCTATGAAAGATCTTTCTACTGGGTCTGCAGGAATTGTTACGATTGTTTTATATCTGATTGGATTGATTATTACTATTTCTCTTACTAGTGGATTTGATTTGTTTAAGGCAATCTTGATTAGTGAAATATTGGCAAAATTTTCAATGGTGATGATGGCCAGTTTAGGTAAATCGGCATCATTAGGCTCAAATTCACCCTTTGTTGAATTCATGAAGGATAAGAAAAAACTTGCAGCAGCATTTTTGATAATGTTGATTCCTGTTATTGTGATTGGTGAAACAACCGGATTGGTAATGCTTGGCGTGACTGTTACATTAACTTTATTTCTTTTAGCTCTTTCTACTCGTAGTTTTGGTGGAATTACAGGTGATGTACTTGGTGCAACAAATGAATTTACACGATTAGCTTCATTGATGGTATTTGTTTCAATATGATTGGTATTGTTATGGCTGGTGGAAAA comes from the Candidatus Nitrosopumilus sediminis genome and includes:
- a CDS encoding DUF5679 domain-containing protein — encoded protein: MVSQEAYCVKCKTKRLIKDPEETTMKNGKPAIRGFCSICQCKVFRIGKMKK
- a CDS encoding pyridoxal phosphate-dependent aminotransferase, producing the protein MSSLKKYTKLEKSNILVGNGAIEIIYNFCFAFLSKKTKVLIPIPTFQEYETAAKLNNCIISYFKTMNISENLNLFISQIPKNGCVFICNPNNPTGKLLPKNQLLEIIKKAKKLSTFVFVDECFIEMVPESNESVISYIKKYDNLFVLRSLTKSFALPGIRIGYAIASKQMIEILQKIKIPWSVNSLAQIAANKALDNKSHLIRSNLVIKKELNYLTNKINRLDGFDCIDSSTNFILIKTKKDSTKLQKKLLEHKILIRDCKNFRGLNNHYIRIAVKSHKDNLELVKALENVS
- a CDS encoding cobalamin biosynthesis protein, whose product is MIIESLLIIGIALLLDFKFGDPKNKYHPTAWIGSFLAKLIPITKNKNSTIEKFGGACVVIITLFMVILLLLALNIGISLITVDYVSLIVSVIVGALLLKSTIAIHGMEKHARSVIESIDEKNLDMARNNLSMIVKRNTTNLDKDHILSGVLESISENTVDGITGPMFYYALFGLPGAFAYRVINTADSMIGYKTDIFKNVGWFAATCDSILNYIPSRLTGLIMIISAAILQNNWKESYKIMIRDGKKTESPNAGYPMAALAGALETKFEKINHYKLGDGETMLTKEHVHSAIAIMKLTSLLFFGIITIPIICVLTLLGWWVHA
- a CDS encoding cobyric acid synthase — protein: MKSLMIQGTSSGAGKTTLVAALCRIFSDKGYTVAPFKSQNMSNFAYITPEFEISRAQAIQAIGARCKITTDLNPILLKPMGNYDSIVYLNGKRYKKMHAKEYYEEFVNSEGIRMATKSLKTLQKNFDLVILEGAGSPAEINLQKFDIANMKIAQKANASVLLVSDVDKGGAFASLVGTMALIEKKYQKLVKGFIFNKFRGDLDVLKPGFQKLKKITKKPVLGTIPLMILDLPEEDSLNANPKEILWTKKNISKIDNELDKLAKTVKSNIAIKDIEKMLQ
- a CDS encoding class III aminotransferase translates to MKIRTKLSIIRHVPVIHGGRPLLTNPQIIDFSSNISPIGTPSSVKKPLKKY
- the cyoE gene encoding heme o synthase translates to MQKQKSESRVAVYYELTKPKIWYLLVFTAFGAALTASNIYDIEISPATWLLMLFSVAAGSAAANTLTNYHDRDIDAIMERTKDRPLPSKRIYPAVKARNFGLALAGISLVLAFGISFTTTLEQGAWATAFIAFGLVNNILIYSYVLKRNSRTNIILGGLCGGSPPMIGWVAVSMSDLWTMGLAMAGLVFIWIPMHIWALTLHFKEDYNKVNVPMLTAVQSEKTSARAIALSTVVMVLFSIAPFFITTQSGEEMVGAVYLWTAIASGALMVGLSIWVIIKPMEKAAWTLFKFSSPYLAVLFIALMVDSAL
- the cobS gene encoding adenosylcobinamide-GDP ribazoletransferase produces the protein MLKEIGSVFSFLTIFPSSNATLDNIAKYMFMFPIVGIAIGLLVGSLGFGLSFFLDPLLVSLLVVASLAIVTGLHHADGLADFADGLMVKGTKDKKLKAMKDLSTGSAGIVTIVLYLIGLIITISLTSGFDLFKAILISEILAKFSMVMMASLGKSASLGSNSPFVEFMKDKKKLAAAFLIMLIPVIVIGETTGLVMLGVTVTLTLFLLALSTRSFGGITGDVLGATNEFTRLASLMVFVSI
- the asd gene encoding aspartate-semialdehyde dehydrogenase — protein: MDKKRVAIIGVTGAVGQEFVQSLNNHPWFEVTQIAASSRSAGKKYLDAIKDASGIVAWDVGGEIPEYIKEMTVRSIDELDVSQLDLVFSAVESEAAKAIETKMAADLPVISTSSAYRYEEDVPILIPGINDEQTELLEVQKKNRNWKGWVAPLPNCTTTGLAITLKPLLEKYGAKKVMMTSMQAISGGGKSGVSAMGITDNIIPYIPKEEGKVRLETRKILGKLRDGKIEDADIRISCTCTRVPVIDGHTESVFVETTEEINPAKAKDTYNEYNKDISVAGLPSAPENYYAFHEDPTRPQPRMERSVGDGMTTTIGRVEKEELFDNGLKYMLFSHNKKMGSAKGAVLLAEMLYKKGKI
- a CDS encoding Lrp/AsnC family transcriptional regulator produces the protein MVNDEELGYNVKALTGINMDTKKRDHIIEELFKIDGVREVAEVTGRFDILVTMYSKSLDQMHKMVSERIGRIEGIQSSESFIEMKSRMKAMPYMPSKDSD